A window of Pedococcus badiiscoriae genomic DNA:
GACTGCTCAGGGCTTTCGGTCTGCCGGATGAGGCGGGTCGGGAGGGGGTGGCAGCCGCCATCGCCGAGCGGACGGCGCAGGACGTCGAGGACCTCGTGACGGCCGACCACGGCATCGCCGTGCGGGTGCGGTCGGTGCACGAGTGGATGGCCTCGGAGGCGGCCCACGCGGTGGCCTCGCACGACCTGCTCTCGGTGGAAGCAGTCGACTCCACCACCGCCTCGGCGGCTGCCGTGGCCGTCGCCCCTCGCCCGCGGGTCCTCGACCTCACCCGGGTGCTCGCCGGTCCGGTGGCGACCCGGACCCTGGCGCTGCTGGGCTGTGACGTCCTGCGGGTCGACAGCCCGCACCTGCCCGAGCTGGACGGCCTGCACCTGGACACGGATTCGGGGAAGCGCTCCACCCTGGTCGACCTGCACGACGAGCACGCGCGCCACCGTCTGCACGAGCTCCTGGCCGAGGCCGACGTGCTGGTGACCGGCTACCGCCCGGGCGCCCTCGCGGCATACGGGCTGGACCCCGACGACCTTGCGCAGCGGCACCCTCACCTCGTCTGCGCGACGCTCACGGCCTGGACCACCAGCGGCCCCTGGGGGAGGCGTCGCGGGTTCGACAGCATCGTGCAGGCAGCCACCGGAATCGCGCTCATCGAGTCGCGGGACGGGTCGATGCCCGGCGCCCTGCCTGCCCAGGCGCTCGACCACGCGACGGGCTACCTCCTGGCCGCCGGAGTGCTGACGGCGCTGCGGCGACGCGCCACCGACGGGGGCACCTGGCGCGTCGAGGCACACCTGGCCCGCACCGCCCACTGGCTGCTCCAGACCGAAGCCCTCGACGGACCGCCCGAGACGATCGACGACCCGCGGCCCTGGCTCGTGGAGTCCGATACGGCCTACGGACGGGTCGCCGCGTCGCGTCCGGCGTTCGAGCACGACGACGCTCCGCGGCGGTTCGCCTGGGTGGGGCGCCGCTGGGGGAGCGACGCCGCTGTCTGGGACCCGCGCGGCTAGGGAGCCGGGATCGTCCGGGGGTCGAACCCGAACGGCAGCTCCAGCCGGTGGGCGGCCATGAGCGGGTCGTCGGTGAGGACGCCCCGGGTGGACCCGTCCGCGACGACGACCCCGTCGGACAGCACGACCGATCGCGGACACAGCTCGTAGGCGTACGGGAGGTCGTGGGTGACCATGAGCACCGTGACGTCGAGTGAGCGGATGATGTCGGCGAGCTCGCGTCGTGACGCGGGGTCGAGGTTGGACGACGGCTCGTCGAGCACGAGGATCTCCGGCTCCATCGCCAGGACCGTCGCGACCGCCACGCGCCGACGCTGCCCGAAGGACAGGTGGTGTGGCGGACGGTCGATGAAGTCGACCATCCCGACGCGGTCGAGGGCTGCAAGGACCCGCGCCTCGAGGGCCGCACCCCGAAGCCCGAGGTTGGCGGGGCCGAACTCGACATCGGCGCGCACCGAAGGCATGAACAGCTGGTCGTCGGGGTCCTGGAACACCACACCCACGCGGCGTCGGATCTCCATCAGGGTGTCCTTGCCCACCGGCATGCCCGACACGGCCACCGAGCCCGCGCCGGCCGTCAGGATGCCGTTGAGGTGCAGCACCAGGGTCGTCTTGCCGGCGCCGTTGGGGCCGAGCAGGGCGACGCGTTCGCCTTGGTGCACATGGAGGTTCACGCCGAACAGGGCCTGGTGGCCGTCCGGATAGGCGTAGGCGAGACCCTGGACCTCGAGGACGGGAGTGGTCACAGTGCCACCGCCACGACCAGGGTGGCCAGCGCGGCAGCGGGGAGTATGCCGGCTCGCCGCCACTGCTCGCCGGTGGCGGTCAGGGGGTGGGTGACCGGCAGTTGCCCCGTGTAGCCGCGCGACAGCATGGCGAGGTGCACCCGCTCGCCGCGCTCGTAGGAGCGGATGAACAACGCCCCGGCGGTCGTGGCGAGGACCGGCCAGGACCGCAGGTCGCGGGATCGGAACCCGCGCGACTCCCGGGCCACCCGCATCCGCGCCATCTCCCCGGTGACCACCTCGAGGTAGCGCACCATGAACCCCATGATCTGCACGAGCTGGTGGGGCAGGCGCAGGCGCTCCATCCCGGCCACGACGTGCCGAGGCTCGGTGGTGGTCGCGAGGACGAGCGAGGCCATGACGCCCAGCGTGCCCTTGGCCAGCAGGGCCCACGCACCGAGCAGGCCTGCCTCGGACAGCCGCAGAGGACCCAGCTGGACCCGCGGCCCGCTCGCCACGAACGGCATCAGCAGGGCGAACACCACGAACGGCGTCTCGACGACCATCCGCTTGGCGTAGTAGGCGAACGGCACCCGGGAGCTGCGCTGGGCGACGAGGACGAGGGCGAGGTAGACGGCATACGCGGGGAAAGCGGTCCGTGGCGTGAGGACGACCGTGACCACGAACCCCAGCAGCGCCACGAGCTTGACGTGCGCGGGGAGGCGGTGGACGACCGAGTGCCCGTGGAAATGCAGGTGGTGCCCGTGTCCTGCGCCCACGTCAGCCTTCGCCCGAGCCGGCGGGGGAGGTCTCGCCTGCCGCGTCGGAGCCGCCTCGCCGCCGGACCACGAGGAACAGCCCACCGGCGAGCAGGAACACCAAGGTGGCTCCGACGACACCCGCGACCCCGCCCGACAGCCTGCGGTTCTCGATGCCGCGGGTGGCGTAGCCGGCGAAGGGCGACCCATGGGTGGGGTGGGCCGGGGCCGAGTGGAGGAAGCCCTTCTCGCCGGCCACGAAGACCAGTCCGTCGGGGTGCTTGGAGGCGTAGAACGACACGACGCCGGCGATGAAGAACGACACGAGGATGCCGAGGACGAGGAGGCGACGAGTGCTCACCTGTGGGCGAGCCGTGGCGGTGGTGGTCGTCGAGGGCGTGGTCGGGGGCGTGCTCGAGGGCGCCGTCGAGGTCGTGGTGGGGCTGGGGTCGCTCATGCCCGCGCCTCCTCTCGGATCGTCAGGGTGCGTCGTCGAAGGCTGGGACGCGCGCCGTAGACCAGGTCCGGGCGCACGGCGAGGATGCTCGACACGGCCAGGGCCGTGATGGCTGCCTCGCCGATCCCGATGATGCTGTGCACTCCCACCATGGCGGCGGCGACGGTGGAGAAGGGCACGTCGGCGGTGCCCCCGATGCCGAACAGCACCGAGAACCCGAACGCCGCCGTCGGCACGGACACCAGGGCCGCGACCGCGGCCGCGGGCACGACCGACGCAGGCCGCTGCGGCAACAGGGCCCTCACGCCGACGAAGACGAGCCAGCCGACCCACACGCCCACGAGGCCCATCAGGGTGATGTTGGTGCCGAGCGCGGTGAGGCCGCCGTCGGCCATCAGGGTGCCCTGGACGATGAGCACGACGGTGATGGCCAGGGTGGCGGTGTAGGGACCGACGAGGACCGCCGCGAGCGCGCCCCCGAGGAGGTGGCCCGACGTGCCCGCGCCGATGGGGAAGTTGACCATCTGGGTCGCGAAGATGAACAGCGCCACGAGTCCCGCCAGCGGTGCGGTCCGGTCGTCGAGCTCGCGCCGCGCGCCGCGCAGCGCGAGCCCCACGCCGGTGACCGCGACGACGGCGGTACCGACCGACGTCGGTGCGTCGAGGAATCCGTCGGGGACGTGCACGAGGTGCTCCTGCCTGCTCGGGTGCCGGGCCTGCTGCTGGGATAGGTTTGCCGCAGGACCGATGGCCACTCTATTGCAAATCATTTGCAATAGGCACCCCGCAGGTGAGGAGACCGACCACCGTGAGCGAGCGACTGAGCCCGGGCGACACCGCCCCCGACTTCACGCTGACCGACGACAAGGGCGACCAGGTGGCCCTGTCCGACCTGCGCGGCACCAAGGTCGTCGTCTACTTCTACCCGGCGGCCATGACCCCGGGGTGCACCACCCAGGCCTGCGACTTCAGCGACAACATCAACACCCTGCGCGGCGAGGGCTACGAGGTGTTGGGGATCTCGCCCGACAAGCCCGAGAAGCTGGCCACGTTCCGCGAGCGCGACGGGCTCACCATCCGGTTGCTCTCCGATCCGGACAGGTCCGTGATGAACGCCTACGGAGCCTTCGGCGAGAAGAAGCTCTACGGCAAGACCGTCGAGGGAGTCATCCGCAGCACCGTCGTCGTCGACGAGACCGGCACCGTGTCCCACGCCTGGTACAACGTCAAGGCCACTGGTCACGTCGCCAAGCTGCGCCGCGACCTTGGTCTGGCCTGACCCGTTCTCCCCTGTCCGTCCTCCCCGCCCGAGCCACCAAGGAGCCCGCATGAGCGAGAACCCGAGCAAGCAGTCGGTCGACCAGATCGAGGCCGACATCACGGCCGCGCGCGTCCGCCTCGCGGGCACCGTCGACGAGCTCCACACGCGCACCGCCCCGCAGGAGATCGCCCGGCGGCAGGTCGAGTCGCTGAGGACGAAGCTCACCGCGGCGACACACACCGAGTCCGGCGACCTGCGCGCCGAGCGCATCGCAGCCGTCGCCGCCGCCGCAGTGGCCCTGCTCGGCCTGGCAGTGGCGCGCCGCCGACACCGCTGACCCGCCGCTCACCCCAGGTGAGCCGCGGCGTCGGCGGTGCAGCCCGCCTGCGGTGCAGCCCGCCTCAGGTGGTGATCGGCAGGCCTGCCTCCCGCCACGCCCGGAACCCGCCGACGACGTCCGTCGCCCGACGGATTCCCAGGCGCAGCAACGCATCCGCGGCCAACGACGAGGTGAAGCCCTCCTGGCACAGCACGAGCACTCGGGTGTCGAAGCGGGCGACGTCGAGTCGCGCCTCGTGTCGGGGGTCGAACCTCCACTCGAGCACGTTGCGCTCGACCACGAGTGGTCCGAGGTGGGCCGCCACCTCGCCCTCCACGGCGCGCTGCGCCGCCGGCCGGATGTCGACGAGCACCGCCCGACCGTGCAACAGCTCCTGGTATGCGCCGCGGGCGCTGACCCGGTCCAGGCGGCTGCGCGCGTCTTCGAGCTGGTCGTCGATGCCGCGGTAGACCGGTGCGCCCCAGCCGCGACCGGCTGACGTCCGGGTCGTCGCCGGGGCCGTCGGGGTCGGCGTGGTGGGCGGGGCGCTGAACAGGCGGGTCTCCCAGTGGATGGTCGCGGCGCTCACCACTGCTCACCCGCCCGCTCGATGCCGGTCTCGCGCAACGTGTTGTCCAGCAACGCATACCTGGTCATGCCGCGCAGCGCCGGGGAGTAGACGTGCACCGAGAGCGCAGGCCGGTCACCGAGGTTGGTCACGGTGTGGATGTGGCGCGGCCCGAACGTCCGGCCCTCGCCCTCCCAGAGGTACCGGTCGTGCACTTGGTTCCCGGACCAGAACTGCTCGGTGAGCTCGCCCTTGACGGTGAGGAAGGCGCCCTCCGACTGGAGGTGGTCGTGCCAGCCGGTGGACGCCCCGAGCGGCCAGTGGATCAGCCAGATCTCGAGGTGGGCGGTGGCATCGAGCCGGCGCCAGCTGCGCTGGGTCGCACCGAGGTCGAGCTCGCGCTCGAGGTCGGGATCGGTGGCGAACAGCCGGGCGGTGCGCAGCAGCTGGTTACGGGTGAAGCGGTTGACGCCGGGGGTGCCGGCGGTGGTGATGGCGGTCATGGTCCTGCTCCTGGTCGTGGGAAGGGGTCGAACGGTCGGAATGCGTTGTGTGGCAACGCATTCGGCGACAGAGGGACCCCTGCGTCAGGTGCAGGTCGAGGTGGATGCGGTGGTATGCCGCGTGGCTGGAACGGGGTGTGGCCATGGTGTCGTCTTCCGATCGGGCGGCGCGCGCGCAGAGGGGGCGCCGGGGCTGGTGCGGACTGGGGTCAGGCGCAGCAGCAACACCGCATGACGCCGCCACACATGGAACCCATGTGCATGCGGTGCGTCGCGGTGGTCGAAGACATGCCCCCAGTGGAGCACGACGGCCGCGGCGCCGTCCACGTCCAGCCGGGGCCGTCTCGACACCCGGACGCTGTGCCATGGCGCCAGGCACGTTCGTCACCGACGGCACCAGCGTGGACCAGTCAGGGCTAGTGCAAATGATCGAGGCCCATCGCACCCAGGTCGGCCACCATGGACGTGAACTGGCGCTCTCAGGAGGAGAGCAACTCGGCAGGGGTTCGCGGCGCCAGACGTTGTGACCGGCCATGAGGACGGGCCGTCTGCGCCGCTTCGACACGCGGTGGAGAAGGGCCATGGCTGCAGCAGACATCCTGACGAAGTTCGGTACCAAGCGTGCGACGGAGGTAGTGGAGCTCGCGGCCCTGGCCGGACTCGAGCTCGCCGCGGCGGCGACGCTCCTCGAGAAGGAGTCCGGCGGGGGGGACAACGTGTACGGCCACGACCCCGTGCAGACCGGCGGCTTCTACTTCATGGGCGGACCCGTCACCAAGGCGAACTACACGCTGTACAAGAAGCACCGTGCCACCCTGGGGGCGCAGGGAGTCGGCCCCTGCCAGCTGACCTTTCCCGGCTTCCAGGACAGGGCCGACGCGCGAGGCGGGTGTTTCGACTGGCGGGTCAACGCCCTCGTGGGCTTCGAGATCCTGTCAGGCAACATCACCGCCCTGGGCGTGCAGAAGGGCTTCCGCGCCTTCAACGGGACGGGGCCTGCGGCCGACAAGTACGCGACCGACGCGATGAACAAGCTGCGGGTCTGGCGGGAGCGACTGAACGGCTCGCCCTCGGTCGCGCCACCCATCGCGCGACCCTTGCTCAAGGAGAACGACTCGGGCCCGTTGGTGCTCGCGGTCCAGAAGTTCATGAACCGCACCTTCCCCCTGTACTCCCACCTCGAGGTCGTGTCGAAGATCTACGGGCCGGAGACCTCGAAGGTGATCGCCGAGTTCCAGCGCCGAGCCGGCGTGTCGGGGGCCGGC
This region includes:
- a CDS encoding CoA transferase; the encoded protein is MNHLLREVLPALGLDQGYAAAHLDLAAGSALPSALPVNTLACGSVAAAGLAGAALLGSQRVKVDPRQVSVSFRNDQLQTVDGAHQPGFAALSGFFEASDGWVRTHANYRHHRARLLRAFGLPDEAGREGVAAAIAERTAQDVEDLVTADHGIAVRVRSVHEWMASEAAHAVASHDLLSVEAVDSTTASAAAVAVAPRPRVLDLTRVLAGPVATRTLALLGCDVLRVDSPHLPELDGLHLDTDSGKRSTLVDLHDEHARHRLHELLAEADVLVTGYRPGALAAYGLDPDDLAQRHPHLVCATLTAWTTSGPWGRRRGFDSIVQAATGIALIESRDGSMPGALPAQALDHATGYLLAAGVLTALRRRATDGGTWRVEAHLARTAHWLLQTEALDGPPETIDDPRPWLVESDTAYGRVAASRPAFEHDDAPRRFAWVGRRWGSDAAVWDPRG
- a CDS encoding ATP-binding cassette domain-containing protein is translated as MTTPVLEVQGLAYAYPDGHQALFGVNLHVHQGERVALLGPNGAGKTTLVLHLNGILTAGAGSVAVSGMPVGKDTLMEIRRRVGVVFQDPDDQLFMPSVRADVEFGPANLGLRGAALEARVLAALDRVGMVDFIDRPPHHLSFGQRRRVAVATVLAMEPEILVLDEPSSNLDPASRRELADIIRSLDVTVLMVTHDLPYAYELCPRSVVLSDGVVVADGSTRGVLTDDPLMAAHRLELPFGFDPRTIPAP
- the cbiQ gene encoding cobalt ECF transporter T component CbiQ → MGAGHGHHLHFHGHSVVHRLPAHVKLVALLGFVVTVVLTPRTAFPAYAVYLALVLVAQRSSRVPFAYYAKRMVVETPFVVFALLMPFVASGPRVQLGPLRLSEAGLLGAWALLAKGTLGVMASLVLATTTEPRHVVAGMERLRLPHQLVQIMGFMVRYLEVVTGEMARMRVARESRGFRSRDLRSWPVLATTAGALFIRSYERGERVHLAMLSRGYTGQLPVTHPLTATGEQWRRAGILPAAALATLVVAVAL
- a CDS encoding PDGLE domain-containing protein — translated: MSDPSPTTTSTAPSSTPPTTPSTTTTATARPQVSTRRLLVLGILVSFFIAGVVSFYASKHPDGLVFVAGEKGFLHSAPAHPTHGSPFAGYATRGIENRRLSGGVAGVVGATLVFLLAGGLFLVVRRRGGSDAAGETSPAGSGEG
- a CDS encoding energy-coupling factor ABC transporter permease, coding for MHVPDGFLDAPTSVGTAVVAVTGVGLALRGARRELDDRTAPLAGLVALFIFATQMVNFPIGAGTSGHLLGGALAAVLVGPYTATLAITVVLIVQGTLMADGGLTALGTNITLMGLVGVWVGWLVFVGVRALLPQRPASVVPAAAVAALVSVPTAAFGFSVLFGIGGTADVPFSTVAAAMVGVHSIIGIGEAAITALAVSSILAVRPDLVYGARPSLRRRTLTIREEARA
- the bcp gene encoding thioredoxin-dependent thiol peroxidase translates to MSERLSPGDTAPDFTLTDDKGDQVALSDLRGTKVVVYFYPAAMTPGCTTQACDFSDNINTLRGEGYEVLGISPDKPEKLATFRERDGLTIRLLSDPDRSVMNAYGAFGEKKLYGKTVEGVIRSTVVVDETGTVSHAWYNVKATGHVAKLRRDLGLA
- a CDS encoding DUF3618 domain-containing protein — encoded protein: MSENPSKQSVDQIEADITAARVRLAGTVDELHTRTAPQEIARRQVESLRTKLTAATHTESGDLRAERIAAVAAAAVALLGLAVARRRHR
- a CDS encoding rhodanese-like domain-containing protein, giving the protein MSAATIHWETRLFSAPPTTPTPTAPATTRTSAGRGWGAPVYRGIDDQLEDARSRLDRVSARGAYQELLHGRAVLVDIRPAAQRAVEGEVAAHLGPLVVERNVLEWRFDPRHEARLDVARFDTRVLVLCQEGFTSSLAADALLRLGIRRATDVVGGFRAWREAGLPITT
- a CDS encoding cysteine dioxygenase; its protein translation is MTAITTAGTPGVNRFTRNQLLRTARLFATDPDLERELDLGATQRSWRRLDATAHLEIWLIHWPLGASTGWHDHLQSEGAFLTVKGELTEQFWSGNQVHDRYLWEGEGRTFGPRHIHTVTNLGDRPALSVHVYSPALRGMTRYALLDNTLRETGIERAGEQW
- a CDS encoding peptidoglycan-binding domain-containing protein, which encodes MAAADILTKFGTKRATEVVELAALAGLELAAAATLLEKESGGGDNVYGHDPVQTGGFYFMGGPVTKANYTLYKKHRATLGAQGVGPCQLTFPGFQDRADARGGCFDWRVNALVGFEILSGNITALGVQKGFRAFNGTGPAADKYATDAMNKLRVWRERLNGSPSVAPPIARPLLKENDSGPLVLAVQKFMNRTFPLYSHLEVVSKIYGPETSKVIAEFQRRAGVSGAGVSAAGRQIGPPTWAALEFFGFR